The following proteins come from a genomic window of Panicum hallii strain FIL2 chromosome 8, PHallii_v3.1, whole genome shotgun sequence:
- the LOC112903383 gene encoding jasmonic acid-amido synthetase JAR1-like, translating to MPIFNCEETINEFEKLTRDARRVQQDTLKRILELNADAEYLNHFGLNGRTDVQSYKSCIPLCVRSDLEPYIQRIADGDGSPLLTRKPITSLSLSSGTTQGKPKFLPFNDELLENTLEINRTSYAFRNREYPVGKGKALQFIYSSKQVVTKGGILATTATTNLYRRPRYKEGMQDIRSQCCSPDEVVFGPDFKQSLYCHVLCGLIYSDEIHQVFAPFPHSLVRAFQTFEEVWEDLCADIRDGALSDEVTVPSIRDAITKILKPNPELADSIQKKCMGLSNWYGVIPTLWPNAKYVSGIMTGSMEPYLKKLRPYAGHLPLISADYGASEGWVGANINPTLPPEQETYAGLPQTGYFELIPLENPKAEEMENNASTHYIESDPVGLTEVKTGKIYEVVMTTFAGLYRYRLRDVVEVVSFHSSTPELQFICRRSLVLSINIDKNTEKDLQLAVEEAGKFLEAEKLEIVDFTSSVEKSSDPGRYVIFWELSSESDAGEAVLQSCANCLDLAFVDGGYVGSRKIRTIGPLELRILKKGTFKEILDHFLSLGGAASQFKTPRFINPLNINKVLQILSRNTTKSYFSTAYGL from the exons ATGCCGATCTTTAATTGTGAAGAGACCATCAACGAGTTTGAGAAGTTAACACGTGATGCTAGACGAGTCCAGCAGGATACACTGAAGAGGATCCTTGAGTTGAATGCTGATGCTGAATATCTGAACCACTTTGGGCTCAATGGGAGGACGGATGTACAGAGCTACAAATCCTGCATCCCCCTGTGCGTTCGCAGTGATCTTGAGCCATATATCCAAAGGATTGCTGATGGAGATGGCTCCCCACTGCTCACTAGGAAGCCCATCACCTCCCTATCTCTCAG TTCTGGTAcaacacagggaaagcccaagttCTTGCCATTTAATGATGAATTGCTCGAGAACACACTTGAAATAAACCGGACTTCTTATGCATTTAGGAACCG TGAATATCCCGTGGGCAAAGGAAAAGCCTTACAGTTTATCTATAGTAGCAAGCAAGTGGTAACAAAAGGTGGCATCCTTGCTACAACTGCAACAACAAACTTGTACCGAAGGCCACGCTACAAGGAAGGGATGCAGGACATCAGGTCTCAGTGCTGCAGTCCTGATGAAGTTGTTTTTGGCCCTGACTTCAAACAGTCCTTGTATTGCCACGTGCTCTGTGGGTTAATATACTCTGACGAGATCCATCAGGTGTTTGCACCATTTCCCCACAGCTTAGTCCGTGCATTTCAGACATTTGAGGAGGTTTGGGAGGATTTATGTGCTGATATAAGGGATGGTGCTCTCTCAGATGAAGTTACAGTGCCATCGATCCGTGACGCCATTACAAAGATCCTTAAGCCCAACCCTGAACTTGCTGACTCGATCCAGAAGAAGTGTATGGGCTTGAGCAACTGGTATGGCGTGATCCCTACACTCTGGCCAAATGCAAAGTATGTCTCTGGCATCATGACAGGATCCATGGAGCCATATCTAAAGAAATTAAGGCCTTATGCAGGGCACTTGCCACTGATAAGTGCGGACTATGGTGCATCTGAAGGATGGGTTGGCGCCAATATAAACCCCACACTGCCACCTGAACAGGAGACATATGCTGGGCTCCCTCAGACTGGTTATTTTGAGCTCATTCCTTTGGAGAACCCAAAAGCGGAGGAGATGGAGAACAATGCCTCCACTCATTACATAGAATCAGATCCAGTTGGCCTGACTGAAGTAAAGACTGGCAAAATTTATGAAGTTGTAATGACTACCTTTGCAG GTCTGTACCGCTACAGGCTAAGAGATGTCGTGGAGGTAGTGAGCTTCCACAGCTCAACACCTGAGCTCCAATTCATCTGCCGCAGAAGCCTAGTCCTGAGCATCAACATCGACAAAAACACTGAGAAGGACCTCCAGCTGGCTGTTGAGGAGGCAGGAAAATTCTTGGAAGCGGAGAAGTTGGAGATTGTGGATTTCACTAGCTCCGTGGAGAAGTCAAGTGATCCTGGTCGCTATGTCATCTTCTGGGAGCTGAGCTCTGAATCTGATGCGGGCGAGGCTGTCTTACAAAGCTGTGCAAATTGCTTGGACCTTGCCTTCGTTGATGGGGGCTACGTGGGTTCCAGGAAGATCAGGACCATTGGCCCCCTTGAGCTACGGATCCTGAAGAAGGGAACCTTCAAGGAGATACTAGATCACTTCCTGAGCCTTGGTGGTGCGGCGAGTCAGTTCAAGACGCCTCGATTCATCAACCCATTGAACATCAACAAGGTCCTGCAGATACTAAGTAGGAACACCACCAAAAGTTACTTCAGTACCGCCTATGGGCTCTGA
- the LOC112903271 gene encoding UPF0481 protein At3g47200-like, translating to MAAAGGGSSRRAWVVDVERTLDEADASVEVSRWQRHCIYRVPACIKDLKPKAYRPQVVSLGPFHHGDPELLPMEEHKRRALRHLLRRAKKSLEEFVAAAEEVADQMESAYMDLGDRWRGEEGRERFLEMMIVDGCFLLEVMRAAGLDGKNTGDYAPNDPIFSHHGVLYMVPYIRRDMLMLENQLPLLLLQKLVAVETAKPPNDDVINRMVLRFMSPMSRLPPAGSNLGLHPLDVRRRSMLYGPYQDSPRSRDIVPETDIIRSALELYEAGIRFRNSKTDSLHSIRFRHGVLTMPAVSVDDSTEYMFLNMMAFERLHVGAGNDVTAYIFFMDNIIDSAKDVALLSTSGIIQNAVGSDKAVAQLFNSISKDVVLEPDSELDAVHREVNAYCRKPWNLWRANLIHTYFRSPWAFMSLAAAVFLLVMTVMQTVYTVLPYYQQDQANSSSPVAPAPM from the exons ATGGCGGCAGCCGGTGGCGGGAGCAGCAGAAGGGCGTGGGTGGTGGATGTGGAGAGGACGCTGGACGAGGCTGACGCGTCGGTGGAGGTGTCGCGGTGGCAGCGCCACTGCATCTACCGCGTGCCGGCGTGCATCAAGGACCTCAAACCCAAGGCGTACCGGCCGCAGGTGGTGTCGCTGGGCCCGTTCCACCACGGCGACCCCGAGCTGCTCCCCATGGAGGAGCACAAGCGCCGGGCGCTGCGGCACCTGCTGCGCCGGGCCAAGAAATCGCTGGAGGAGTTCGTGGCCGCCGCGGAGGAGGTCGCCGATCAGATGGAGAGCGCGTACATGGACCTGGGCGACCGGTggcgcggcgaggaggggagGGAGCGGTTCCTGGAGATGATGATCGTCGACGGGTGCTTCTTGCTCGAGGTGATGAGGGCCGCCGGCCTCGACGGGAAGAACACCGGCGACTACGCGCCCAACGACCCCATCTTCAGCCACCATGGTGTGCTCTACATGGTGCCCTACATCCGCCGCGACATGCTCATGCTCGAGAACCAGCTGCCGTTGCTCCTGCTGCAGAAGCTCGTCGCCGTAGAGACTGCCAAGCCTCCG AACGACGACGTGATCAACAGGATGGTGCTGAGGTTCATGTCCCCGATGTCGCGGCTGCCGCCGGCTGGCAGCAATCTTGGTCTCCACCCGCTGGACGTTCGCCGCCGGAGCATGCTCTACGGCCCCTACCAGGACTCGCCGCGGTCGCGGGACATCGTGCCGGAAACGGACATCATCCGGTCGGCGCTGGAGCTGTACGAGGCCGGGATCCGGTTCAGGAACAGCAAGACGGACAGCCTCCACAGCATCCGGTTCCGGCACGGCGTGCTCACCATGCCGGCGGTGTCGGTGGACGACTCCACGGAGTACATGTTCCTGAACATGATGGCGTTCGAGCGGCTGCACGTCGGCGCCGGCAATGACGTCACGGCGTACATCTTCTTCATGGACAACATCATCGACTCGGCCAAGGACGTGGCGCTGCTGAGCACCAGCGGCATCATCCAGAACGCCGTCGGCAGCGACAAGGCGGTGGCGCAGCTGTTCAACAGCATCTCCAAGGACGTCGTGCTCGAGCCGGACAGCGAGCTCGACGCCGTGCACCGGGAGGTGAACGCCTACTGCCGGAAGCCGTGGAACCTGTGGCGCGCCAACCTGATCCACACCTACTTCCGGAGCCCATGGGCGTTCAtgtccctcgccgccgccgtgttcCTCCTCGTCATGACCGTCATGCAGACCGTCTACACCGTGCTGCCGTACTACCAGCAGGACCAAGCCAACAGCAGCTCTCCGGTGGCACCGGCTCCGATGTGA
- the LOC112903779 gene encoding uncharacterized protein LOC112903779 gives MSSSSSSKLASPPASPEHDIPPLITIPAPASQIQVINIKTHVPMVLEFDAGNYGQWRLCFLAVFAKFGLLDHINSTNVQGTSDWVRNDYSIISWLYCTTDLLRTVQTVMDMAYSLWRSIRGLFRDNKVMRSVYLGAEFRNIYQGDLPVMAYCTKVKLLADQLHDLESPVSDPDLVITLLRGLNPRLQHVIPGLTVNKLPSFLKVRSHLLLEEHRLDNAAKMAQAAASFASQQAAGGSTPDVAPSAPLSLTT, from the coding sequence ATgagctcttcttcttcctctaaaTTGGCTTCTCCTCCGGCCTCTCCTGAGCATGACATCCCTCCACTCATCACCATTCCGGCTCCTGCATCTCAAATTCAGGTGATCAACATCAAGACCCATGTTCCCATGGTTCTTGAGTTCGACGCTGGCAACTACGGTCAGTGGCGCCTCTGCTTCCTCGCCGTCTTCGCCAAGTTTGGCCTCCTCGACCACATCAACTCCACCAACGTCCAAGGCACATCTGATTGGGTGCGGAACGACTACTCCATCATTTCTTGGCTCTACTGCACCACCGATCTGCTTCGCACCGTCCAAACCGTGATGGACATGGCCTACTCCCTGTGGCGTTCCATCCGCGGCCTCTTCCGCGACAACAAGGTCATGCGTTCCGTGTACCTTGGCGCCGAGTTCAGGAACATCTACCAAGGCGACCTGCCCGTGATGGCCTACTGCACCAAAGTGAAGCTGCTCGCCGATCAACTACATGATCTCGAGTCGCCAGTTTCTGATCCGGATCTCGTCATCACTCTTCTGCGCGGCCTAAACCCTCGCCTGCAACATgtcatccccggcctcaccgtCAACAAGCTGCCTTCGTTCCTCAAGGTTCGATCCCATCTTCTTCTTGAGGAACATCGTCTTGACAATGCTGCCAAGATGGCCCAAGCTGCCGCCTCCTTCGCCAGCCAGCAGGCCGCTGGTGGTTCGACGCCCGACGTCGCGCCGTCGGCCCCTCTTAGCCTCACCACGTAG
- the LOC112903780 gene encoding UPF0481 protein At3g47200-like — protein sequence MAAAGDGRRVWVVDVERKLGEADASVEVSRWQRHCIYRVPACIKDLKPKAYRPQVVSLGPFHHGDPELLPMEEHKRRALRHLLRRAKKPLEEFVAAVEEVAEQLASAYLDLGAEWRDGDGRERFLEMMIVDGCFLLEVMRATNLDGIGKNTGDYAPNDPIFSHHGVLYMVPYIRRDMLMLENQLPLLLLERLVAVETAKPPNGDAINRMVLRFLSLSSPRLPPSGGSLGLHALDVHRRNMLYGHYQAPHWTSRDVPEADIIRSAVELYEAGIRFKKSHSESLHDIRFRHGVLSMPAVTVDDSTEYMFLNMMAFERLHVGAGNDVTAYVFFMDNIIDSAKDVALLSSRGIIQNAVGSDKAVAKLFNSISKDVVLEPDSKLDAVHREVNAYCRKPWNMWRANLIHTYFRSPWAFLSLAAAIFLLVMTIMQTVYTVLQFYHPNNGSDGSSAAPAPM from the exons ATGGCTGCGGCCGGCGACGGCAGGAGGGTATGGGTGGTGGACGTGGAGAGGAAGCTCGGCGAGGCCGACGCGTCGGTGGAGGTGTCGCGGTGGCAGCGCCACTGCATCTACCGCGTGCCGGCGTGCATCAAGGACCTCAAGCCCAAGGCGTACCGGCCGCAGGTGGTGTCGCTGGGGCCCTTCCACCACGGCGACCCCGAGCTGCTCCCCATGGAGGAGCACAAGCGCCGGGCGCTGCGGCACCTGCTGCGGCGGGCCAAGAAGCCGCTGGAGGAGTTCGTGGCCGCCGTCGAGGAGGTCGCCGAGCAGCTGGCGAGCGCGTACCTGGACCTCGGCGCCGAGTGGCGCGACGGCGATGGGAGGGAGCGGTTCCTGGAGATGATGATCGTGGACGGGTGCTTCCTGCTGGAGGTGATGAGGGCCACCAACCTCGACGGGATCGGGAAGAACACCGGGGACTACGCGCCCAACGACCCCATCTTCAGCCACCATGGCGTCCTCTACATGGTGCCCTACATCCGCCGCGACATGCTCATGCTCGAGAACCAGCTGCCGCTGCTACTGCTCGAGAGGCTCGTCGCCGTCGAGACGGCCAAGCCTCCG AATGGAGACGCCATCAACAGGATGGTGCTGAGGTTCCTGTCCCTGTCCTCGCCTCGGCTGCCGCCGTCCGGTGGCAGCCTGGGTCTCCACGCGCTCGACGTGCACCGCCGGAACATGCTCTACGGCCACTACCAGGCGCCCCACTGGACTTCGCGCGACGTGCCGGAGGCGGACATCATCCGGTCGGCGGTGGAGCTGTACGAGGCCGGGATCCGGTTCAAGAAGAGCCACTCGGAGAGCCTCCACGACATCCGCTTCCGGCACGGCGTGCTGAGCATGCCGGCGGTGACCGTGGACGACTCCACCGAGTACATGTTCCTGAACATGATGGCGTTCGAGCGGCTGCACGTCGGCGCCGGCAACGACGTCACGGCCTACGTCTTCTTCATGGACAACATCATCGACTCCGCCAAGGACGTGGCGCTGCTGAGCTCCAGGGGAATCATCCAGAACGCAGTCGGCAGCGACAAGGCGGTAGCGAAGCTGTTCAACAGCATCTCCAAGGACGTGGTGCTCGAGCCGGACAGCAAGCTCGACGCCGTGCACCGGGAGGTGAACGCCTACTGCCGGAAGCCGTGGAACATGTGGCGCGCCAACCTCATCCACACCTACTTCCGGAGCCCCTGGGCGTtcctctccctcgccgccgccatcttCCTCCTCGTCATGACCATCATGCAGACCGTCTACACCGTGCTGCAATTCTACCATCCGAACAATGGCAGTGACGGCTCGTCGGCGGCGCCTGCTCCGATGTGA